The following proteins are co-located in the Oceanispirochaeta sp. M1 genome:
- the gltA gene encoding NADPH-dependent glutamate synthase: MSEYKSSATLAQEASELWKGINPSELNAKSRKDIPQQDMPTQDPSIRRSNMEEVAKGYSKEQVFIESARCLQCKNAPCINGCPVSIDIPRFIAKAGEGKFEEGIDIIKESSMLPAICGRVCPQEKQCMETCTLGKILKDPEKSVAIGRIERYLADWERENRPETSIELKPSTGKKVAIVGSGPSGLTAAADLRKEGHEVTIFEAFHKPGGVTVYGIPEFRLPKAIVEKEVQGLMKMGVNFENNFLVGRTRKLKDLMEKDGYNAVYIASGAGLPKFMHIEGENLVGVFSANEFLTRSNLMKAYDSNAATPIYKARRVAVFGGGNVAMDAARTAVRMGAEEVYIIYRRTEKEMPARVEEVHHAHEEGVIFKILTNPVRIIGDEEGRVKAIECQKYELGEPDESGRRRPIAIEGSEFQIEVETCIPAIGNASNPLIKQTTPGLDFTDWGTVVVNDEQKTTLDHVYAGGDISQGAATVILAMGDGRRAAAAINEDLNRQ; this comes from the coding sequence ATGAGCGAATATAAATCATCAGCTACACTGGCTCAGGAAGCTTCGGAACTATGGAAAGGCATCAACCCTTCAGAACTGAACGCTAAAAGCAGAAAAGATATTCCTCAGCAGGATATGCCAACTCAGGACCCATCCATTCGCAGGTCAAACATGGAAGAGGTTGCAAAGGGATATTCAAAAGAACAGGTTTTTATTGAATCTGCCCGCTGTCTTCAATGTAAAAATGCCCCCTGCATCAACGGCTGTCCTGTAAGCATTGATATTCCCCGTTTTATTGCAAAGGCGGGTGAAGGAAAATTTGAAGAGGGAATTGATATAATCAAGGAGAGCAGCATGCTCCCCGCCATATGCGGCCGTGTATGTCCTCAGGAAAAACAGTGTATGGAAACCTGCACACTGGGTAAAATCCTTAAGGATCCGGAAAAATCTGTCGCCATCGGCCGGATTGAAAGATATCTGGCAGACTGGGAACGGGAAAACCGTCCGGAAACCAGCATAGAACTGAAGCCTTCCACCGGAAAGAAAGTTGCCATTGTCGGCAGCGGACCCTCCGGTCTCACCGCAGCTGCGGATCTGAGAAAAGAGGGACACGAGGTAACAATCTTTGAAGCCTTTCATAAACCTGGAGGAGTTACAGTTTACGGTATACCCGAATTCCGTCTCCCCAAGGCCATCGTAGAGAAAGAGGTGCAGGGCCTTATGAAAATGGGAGTTAATTTTGAAAATAATTTCCTTGTCGGCCGAACCAGAAAGCTTAAAGACCTGATGGAAAAAGACGGTTACAACGCAGTCTATATCGCTTCGGGAGCTGGACTTCCAAAGTTTATGCATATTGAAGGTGAAAACCTTGTGGGTGTCTTTTCAGCTAATGAATTTCTCACTCGGTCCAACCTTATGAAAGCCTATGACAGCAATGCGGCAACACCAATATACAAAGCGCGGCGCGTAGCTGTTTTCGGTGGTGGTAATGTGGCCATGGATGCAGCAAGAACAGCTGTCAGAATGGGTGCTGAAGAAGTATATATCATCTATAGAAGAACAGAAAAAGAGATGCCCGCCCGTGTAGAGGAAGTCCATCATGCACACGAGGAAGGTGTTATTTTCAAAATACTCACCAATCCCGTCAGAATCATCGGTGACGAAGAAGGCCGGGTCAAGGCCATCGAATGCCAGAAATATGAACTTGGCGAACCAGATGAATCAGGCCGTAGACGCCCCATTGCCATTGAAGGCAGCGAGTTTCAGATAGAGGTGGAAACCTGCATCCCCGCCATTGGAAATGCGTCCAATCCTCTGATAAAACAGACGACTCCGGGACTTGATTTTACTGACTGGGGTACGGTCGTTGTTAATGATGAACAGAAGACAACACTGGATCATGTATATGCCGGTGGTGATATCTCCCAGGGAGCAGCGACTGTAATCCTGGCTATGGGTGACGGAAGACGTGCTGCTGCCGCAATAAATGAGGACCTGAACAGACAGTAA
- a CDS encoding sulfide/dihydroorotate dehydrogenase-like FAD/NAD-binding protein, whose translation MNTILEKSQLSADVFRMKINAPLIAEERKAGQFIILQVDKELGERIPLTIANADAKEGFIEIIFQAVGATTQQLSRKEAGEKIEAVLGPLGQPTIIEKKDGPVVCVGGGIGVAPMHPIVQAHHEIGNKVITIMGARNKDLLIMEDEMKALSDELIICTDDGSYGRKDLVTVPLKELCESDNPPAEVFAIGPPIMMKFCAETTRPFKVHTMVSLNTIMVDGTGMCGGCRVSIGGETKFVCVDGPEFDGHQVDFDNMMMRLKSYKKEEAHSCNLDKEAERLEAKRK comes from the coding sequence ATGAATACAATTCTAGAAAAAAGTCAGCTGTCCGCTGATGTTTTCCGTATGAAAATAAATGCGCCTCTCATTGCAGAGGAGAGAAAAGCGGGGCAGTTTATAATTCTGCAGGTTGATAAGGAACTGGGAGAGCGAATTCCCCTGACCATTGCCAATGCAGATGCGAAAGAGGGATTTATTGAGATCATCTTTCAGGCAGTAGGGGCAACAACCCAGCAGCTGAGCCGGAAAGAAGCAGGAGAGAAGATAGAAGCCGTCCTAGGACCTTTAGGACAGCCTACTATAATCGAGAAAAAAGACGGTCCCGTTGTCTGTGTGGGAGGAGGAATCGGAGTGGCTCCCATGCATCCGATTGTTCAGGCTCATCATGAGATAGGCAACAAGGTTATTACCATTATGGGAGCCAGAAACAAAGATCTTCTGATAATGGAAGATGAGATGAAAGCCCTCTCTGATGAACTTATCATATGTACTGATGACGGCTCCTACGGAAGAAAAGATCTGGTTACAGTTCCTCTGAAAGAGCTCTGTGAATCTGATAATCCCCCCGCAGAAGTATTCGCAATCGGCCCCCCGATAATGATGAAATTCTGTGCAGAAACAACAAGACCTTTTAAGGTACATACCATGGTGTCACTGAATACTATTATGGTTGACGGAACCGGAATGTGCGGCGGCTGTCGTGTTTCCATCGGTGGAGAAACAAAATTTGTCTGCGTTGACGGTCCCGAATTTGACGGACATCAGGTTGATTTTGATAATATGATGATGCGCCTGAAATCCTATAAGAAAGAGGAAGCCCATAGTTGTAACCTCGATAAAGAAGCTGAAAGACTGGAGGCAAAACGGAAATGA
- a CDS encoding Lrp/AsnC family transcriptional regulator, with the protein MQPDEIDWNIINLLRESHQNNNAIARQLGISEGTVRQRLKKLKESSIIKIKALINPEVLANQQLATIAVNVSESSLLESKAKELSDLPNVLGVSITSGRYDLFVEVLVDSNRGLVHFLTEELAGVRGVSSTESFLMLKSFNKYV; encoded by the coding sequence ATGCAGCCCGATGAAATTGACTGGAATATAATTAACCTTCTCCGCGAAAGCCACCAGAATAATAACGCTATCGCCAGGCAGCTGGGAATCTCTGAAGGAACAGTCCGTCAGCGGCTCAAGAAACTGAAAGAATCCAGTATTATAAAAATCAAGGCACTTATTAATCCTGAAGTTCTGGCAAATCAGCAACTGGCAACGATTGCTGTAAACGTCAGTGAATCATCCCTTCTGGAGTCTAAAGCTAAGGAGCTTTCAGATCTTCCCAATGTTCTGGGTGTTTCCATCACCTCCGGACGTTATGACCTCTTTGTTGAGGTTCTGGTTGACTCAAACCGTGGACTTGTCCACTTTCTGACAGAAGAACTGGCAGGGGTACGGGGAGTTAGTTCGACCGAAAGCTTTCTGATGCTTAAAAGTTTTAACAAATATGTTTAA